In a genomic window of Thermoplasmata archaeon:
- a CDS encoding molybdopterin-dependent oxidoreductase, whose amino-acid sequence MVDARRLPPGQHTVRKWPRLDLGIVPRFDPMGWDLRVDGEVDARLRLTYDELLALPKAHVDSDFHCVTGWTT is encoded by the coding sequence ATGGTCGACGCGAGGCGCCTTCCGCCGGGGCAGCACACCGTCCGCAAGTGGCCGCGGCTGGATCTCGGCATCGTGCCGCGTTTCGACCCGATGGGATGGGATCTGCGCGTGGACGGGGAGGTCGATGCGCGGCTTCGCCTGACCTACGATGAACTCCTGGCGCTGCCCAAGGCCCACGTGGATTCCGACTTCCATTGCGTGACGGGTTGGACGACG